The candidate division WOR-3 bacterium genomic interval TTTGACATTGTGATTGATGACCTTAACAAGATTCCTTTCTATTCCCCCTGGTTTACGGATAAACCGGTTTTGGTGCTTTTAATGCACCTTTTCCGAAGGAGTATTTTTCGGGAAGCGATAGCGCCTTTTGCCCTTTATGTTTATTTGACCGAAAGCCTTATTCCCCTTGCATACAAGAAATGCTTGTTTGCGGTGCTTTCTGAGAGTTCAAAAAGGGATGTTGTGCGTTTGGGTATTCCTCCAGAACAAATAACAGTTGTTCCGCCGGGGACAGATTTTGAGCGTTATCAGCCTGACCCACGAGTGAAAAAAGAGCCGGTTGTGCTCCATGTGGGGAGACTGAAGAAATATAAATCAACCGAGCAGCTGTTATATGCGGCACGCCTCTTGAAGGAGAGGGGTAGGGTATTCCAGGTGGTGGTGGTGGGGACTGGGGATGACCTGCCCCGGCTTGAGCGGATTGTAGAGAAGTTGGGGTTAAAGGAAACCGTTCGTTTTACTGGCTTTGTGTCAGAGGAGGAGAAGATTCAATGGTACCGGCGCAGTGCGCTCTTGGTGGAGAGTTCAATCAAGGAGGGGTGGGGGTTGATTGTGATTGAGGCAAATGCCTGTGGTACGCCAGTGGTTGTTGCCCGTTCACCGGGATTGGTTGATTCCTCGCGCGATGGGGTAAACGGCTTTTTCTATGATTATGGTGATATCCCCCAGCTGGCAGAAAAGATTGATTTGCTACTAAGAGATGGGGCACTGCGCACTCGGCTGGGTGAGCAGGCGGTTTCTTGGGCAAGGCAGTGGACCTGGGATGGTGCCACTGATAAAATAGAAGTCTTGATCAAGGAGACGGTAGAGAGGCATAAATGGGCGCACTGATGCCAGCGATTGATTGTCAGGGTGTTGTCAAGGATTTCCGGCGGGGGCGGGGTCTGAAAAGGCGGGTTGTGCGGGCGCTGGATCGCGCTACCCTCACTCTCAAGCAGGGTGAGTTGTTCGGGCTTTTAGGCCCGAACGGCGCGGGCAAGACCACATTGGTGCGGTGTATTGCAACACTATTAATACCGGATGCGGGGACAATACGGATTTTTGGGCATGACGCATTTAAGGAGTCGCTCTTCTGCCGGCAGTGTATTGGGCTTTTGACATCCGGAGAGCGGACCCTTTACTGGAAACTATCTGCACGGGATAATCTGCGTTTCTTTGCCGCACTTTATGGTTTGACGGGTAAAGAAAGGGACAGACGGATTGAGTATCTGTTGGAGCTGTTGGGTCTGAAGGATGTCGCCAACGAACGGTTGGAGCGCTACTCATCAGGGATGAAGCAGAAGGTGAGTCTGGCACGGGCGATGTTACATAACCCACAGATTCTTTTGCTGGATGAACCCACCCTTGGTCTTGACCCGCAGTTCGGCAGGTTTATCCGTCGGTTCATCAAGGAGGAGTTGAACCAAAAGCAGGGGAAGACGATTCTTCTGACCACTCATTATATGGACGAGGCGGACGAGCTGTGCGACCGGATTGCTTTTATCAACAGGGGCAGAATTGTGGATATTAAGACACCGGAGCAGTACAAGAGGGACATACCCCATACCGAGGTGCTGGAGGTGCGCTGTTTGGGACAGCCGGACATTAGTAGTTTGAAAAGCCTTGACGGGATTGAGCGGGTTCAGGCAGAGTTCAATGATGGTATTACCACCCTGCGGATTGTTGCCCCGCGGGCAGAACGGGTTTTGAGTGAGGTGATTGAGTCGGTCCGGTCCCAGGCGCGGATTTTGGGGATTGATGTCAAGGAGCCAACCCTGGAGGATGTTTTTATCTATATGACCGGGACATCATTAGGTGAGGATACGGCAAATAGCGAAGGTAAGTGATATGGCACGCCGGCAGCTAGGTGTTGAGCTACAGGTTGTTGGTGCAGAGTTTGTCAAGACTATGCGCATCTGGTTTTCCTATCCGATTATGATTGTCTTCTGGGCAATATTCCCCCTTCTCTGGGTTCTGCCCTATGTGTTTCAGGGTAAGGCGCTGGTTGGCGGGGCATCAAGTGAGGCGTTCCGGCAACTCACCGGCTCGGGCAACTATCTGGCGTTTGTGCTGATTGGTGCGATGATATCAACCTTTGTCTTCTCTGCACTCTGGGGCGTGGGCAACTCTTTGCGCGAGGAAACCTACTGGGGTACAATGGAATATATTATCGCCTCGCCAACCCATCCCTTGGTAATTCTCATCGGCAAGACACTGGCAGAATGGGCATGGTCAAGCGTGATGGTAGTTTTTCAGGCGCTCATCATCGCCTTGTTTTTCGGGGTTCAGTTTACGCTCGCAAAGATTCTGCCGGTTCTCCTCCTGGTGGTGCTTTTGATGATTGGGTTTTACGGGTTTGCGATTGCCTTTGCCGGGTTTACCCTGTTAATCAAGGAGGTGCACGGCTGGGTTCATACCCTGGAGTGGATATTCTTTCTCTTTTCACCAATCCGCTACCCGGTGCAGGTGAATCCAATCACCGCTTTCGTCTCGACCCTGATTCCCTTGACCTGGGCACTGGTGGCAATTAGAGGGATAATTCTCTTAAATAAAACCGA includes:
- a CDS encoding ABC transporter ATP-binding protein, which codes for MPAIDCQGVVKDFRRGRGLKRRVVRALDRATLTLKQGELFGLLGPNGAGKTTLVRCIATLLIPDAGTIRIFGHDAFKESLFCRQCIGLLTSGERTLYWKLSARDNLRFFAALYGLTGKERDRRIEYLLELLGLKDVANERLERYSSGMKQKVSLARAMLHNPQILLLDEPTLGLDPQFGRFIRRFIKEELNQKQGKTILLTTHYMDEADELCDRIAFINRGRIVDIKTPEQYKRDIPHTEVLEVRCLGQPDISSLKSLDGIERVQAEFNDGITTLRIVAPRAERVLSEVIESVRSQARILGIDVKEPTLEDVFIYMTGTSLGEDTANSEGK
- a CDS encoding glycosyltransferase family 4 protein, with the translated sequence MRILVVNWRCIKNPLAGGAEIYLQEICRRLVQRGHEITLVAERFAGSALEEEIDGVRVKRMGGKWTFNWTVYRQIGKLVREGDFDIVIDDLNKIPFYSPWFTDKPVLVLLMHLFRRSIFREAIAPFALYVYLTESLIPLAYKKCLFAVLSESSKRDVVRLGIPPEQITVVPPGTDFERYQPDPRVKKEPVVLHVGRLKKYKSTEQLLYAARLLKERGRVFQVVVVGTGDDLPRLERIVEKLGLKETVRFTGFVSEEEKIQWYRRSALLVESSIKEGWGLIVIEANACGTPVVVARSPGLVDSSRDGVNGFFYDYGDIPQLAEKIDLLLRDGALRTRLGEQAVSWARQWTWDGATDKIEVLIKETVERHKWAH
- a CDS encoding ABC transporter permease, whose translation is MRIRQIAKVSDMARRQLGVELQVVGAEFVKTMRIWFSYPIMIVFWAIFPLLWVLPYVFQGKALVGGASSEAFRQLTGSGNYLAFVLIGAMISTFVFSALWGVGNSLREETYWGTMEYIIASPTHPLVILIGKTLAEWAWSSVMVVFQALIIALFFGVQFTLAKILPVLLLVVLLMIGFYGFAIAFAGFTLLIKEVHGWVHTLEWIFFLFSPIRYPVQVNPITAFVSTLIPLTWALVAIRGIILLNKTEVNLYQTVLILLVMDAVLLVAGYFLFVYLEKKTRRDGTVGMH